The sequence below is a genomic window from Humulus lupulus chromosome 3, drHumLupu1.1, whole genome shotgun sequence.
AAAAGTTTAAGGCCGAAACTCTTTTCCAACGAAAAGTGGGTAGAACTTGACCCTAGTCCTCTCTCTAGTATAAAAAGGCTCTCTCTAGCTGGTACATTAGCCATCTTTAAGAGAATCTCTTTGTAATCAACTCATAAAAGAGAAATCTTAGAAGCCAATAATTAATAGGCCATATACAAAGGAGACGTGAATATTTAAGCTTTATAGATACATTTGAAGGTTCTTACAGATGGCTTTTGTAACACAATGCACTTATTCATCATGTGCTGAGTAACTTGTACGTAACCATGGGGTTAGATTATTTGGTTGTTAGCAAGAACAAACAATATGGTAGCCAATGAAATGGGTAAGTGCGAATCCGTGTTTTGTACAGACTGCAATTATCTGAGAACAACCGTGATTAGTCCAGTCTGCATAAATCTATAACCTGCCTCACAATGTTTCATCAATTAAAATTTTATCTATGCCCTCAATGTCTAAAAGAAAAGTTGCCACAAATTCTTTTTGACCCTACAACAGAGACAGAACCTCAGCCAGCAAGAGTGGTGAATGAATCTCTTATTTCTGATTCACAAGTATGTCGAGCAAGCCTCGAAATGCTGGGGGTTATTCAAGTCTTCCACCGGATTAAAAATGGAAGAAACTCATGGAAGTTCAGTGAAAACCAGTACCATAGGAAACTGACCTATCGACGTCCATGTCCCCAATGTCGATTATGGTTCCCAGGTTTCACGAGTGGATTTCTGTGCACAACTCCCTGCTTAGGGAGATCATGCAACTCCATAACCTGTATAGTCCGTTGCCTCTTGGCTGTCAAACAAGGAGAGTTTTATGGTTTCTGTGAGATGAATTCAGTTTGTACCGGGAGAAGCATCTATTTCAACAGATAATATGCTTGTAGAATTGGACAGTAAAAAGACGTACCATTCTCAGCTTGTTGATACCGCTCCTGGAGTTTCCTTTTTGTGGCTTCAAGTTTCACATCTTCCTCAGAAGACTTGAATTTctagttaacaaagaaaagtaatcAGAAGAAGTTTAAACATACTTTAATGCAAGTTACTCTTAACTGAAACTTACATTTTGCGGAGCAATAACTGGCCCCTTCTGAAGGGTAGGTTTATCTGTTCTTTTCTGGAACTTCAAGTCATTGCTGGCCTTGTGCTCATTATTTATTTTTGGAGGTCTCCCAGGACCAGATTCGGTGTTTGAGGGTCTAGTTGCCTTAGTAACCATTTCCTGTTTCTTCATTTGTTGGATTTTATTTTCCCCGTGAAGCACATTCAGCTCAGGAGATTtctgtttttgtttttgaaaattttgattctCCACAGATTGTTTTCTTCCATTCTCACGGTTCTTGACGAATTCCCCACTGTTCCTAGGATCTGAAACAACATCCCAAATTTAGTTATAAATCTAGGTAGTGGGGAATTCAAATACCGAGCAACAAAAGCTATCAAATAGAAGCAGAAAATGGCAAAGTCAACTCACTTCCGTCATCGTCCATGCCATCGAAGAACTTCATTTGTTGCAATCAGTAAACCCAAGAGAGCAAATTAAAGTTAGTTTACAGTATAAACACAAAGAAATCATCTTCCCAATTGAAAAGGCAAATTAGAAAGCACCATTACCCCTGATAGTTCCATTGAAGACGTCTGTGCAGAAAAAAAGGCTCCTACATCCAAAGGAGGAGATGGGAGCCCTTCTTCCTCATCATCAACATCGGATGGATTTACAGAATCAGGGGTACCTTCTGTACCTAAAAATGCAATAAGAAAATCATGACTATTAATTAAATTCACTTGAGATTAAACCAGAATCGAATACAAAGTTacagacaaaaaaaaaatacatacagtTCTGGCTCGTAATAGCTGCAGCAGCACTAACCCATTCATCAACCATGCCTTTCCATACACTGCAATCATTAAAGTTGACCTAAGCTAATCTTCATTGCAATCTTAGATACATGTAAAACAAAATATAGTAGAAGCACGCAAAAAAGGAATAAGCTATTATTTGAAACTTAATCTCCAGCTGAAGACAATGAAAATAACATCGAAAGCACTTCAGAAGCCAGAGGTTATTAATGCTTACTCAATAAGAGTTCGTGCAAGAAGGCAAATATCCTTTGATGCGTGCTTTCGAAGACCATTCACCGCCTTCCCGATCTCAGTTGCCTGGCAAACAAGAACTCTATCAAGCCAAAAGCTTTGCAAAGCAAAAACCAACTAAAAAGCCACTTAAGTGACGATCCGAGTTCTAGATGTTAAGTATCTTAGATAGACTGTTGGAAGATTGACTCAGACCTTCAAAGTATCCACAGTTAGACCCATCAATTGAAGCTTCCTCAAAGAGTCGAACAACACTGATTCAGACTGTCACAACAAGAATCAGAGCAACAAAAGTGAGAAATCAGATTACAAATAATCAGCAACACTTTCACAAGACCTTATTAAACCATATAATCTCCCAACACTACAGAAGAAATCCTCAACAAATAAAATAAACAGATAAAACCCCATCTCAGAAACTCTACAAAAATCAGTTATCAAAAGATCAATGGATAAAGCCCTTTTAAGATATCACATCACACAAACAACAGAACCATAGATAGATGTGAAACTTGATAAAGATAAAAGTTGAGCAATATATAGAggatatataaataaatatacctCTTCTTCACAATTCTGAAGAATCTCTTTGATCCTAAAAACTTCCTCAACAATTTGAGACTCTTCTTCAATCTCATCAGTCAATGCCTCAGCATCTCCATAGCTGAAATTGCTAACTTGGTTTCTATTCATCTCACCTCGATCATCTCTACTGCTATTGACCTTGCTCTCTTTACTAGCTCCAGCCTCAAATTCACCTCCATCTCTATCAAAATCACTCTTGAAAACACCATCATCagaatcatcatcatcatcaccaccaGGCACAGCTAACTCCACGTGGTCACAACCAAAACACCTTGTTATTCTACAACTGAACAACCTCTCAGCTATTCGATCTCTCCTCAATCTAAACTCTTTAGGACAATCCGAAGCCGCCACCATGATCGCATGGTCAATTATATCAAAAATATCCGAATTCGCAGTCCTGAAGTAATTCCTCCAGTAATCTAGCGACCCTGATTTTTTTGCCATGGCCGCCCGCTCCCAAATGGAATCCGGGAATTAGATTCAGCAGAACCCGCTTCCAATAAGAGCTCAGATATCAAAATCTGGTGCTCATCGGATTTTGATGAAACACAGATGAGAAAGAAGACTTCTCAAATAATTTTGGCGATTACCCAGAATTCAAAGACCAATTCTTTGAGGTTTTGAAACCAAAGTTTTATGACCAAGAATCGATTCCCACGTAACTTTTGATATAGACACAGAATAGGGAAGAAAAAACAATCAATTTTGGTACAAATTTGAAATTTGGCACAgaatatcaataatcaaaatctgatattgttgattttttttaataaaaaaacattGAAAGAAGAATACGCCTGTGATAGTGACGAAATGTATTACATGTAATGGGGGATGTAATGGGGGATTCAGGATAAGTAAACGGGAACAAAACGCTGAAAACAATCGTGGGTTTTGCTCAGATTTTGAAGATTATGATTGGCTCAGCTCGGAAAAGCCCACAATTTCTTGAGGAAGAAAAAAACTATTGAGGtgaaaaatcaaaatcaaaaccaaaaccaTAACCGAAGAATTGTGGATTTCTTTCTTCCCTTGTTTCTCTCTCTTCTGTCCGGGTCTCTCCAAATACCAGGTGCTGCAAAAAGCCACAATGAATTTTGTTTCACAAAACAAAACCAGTCTTAGAATAAAgagaaaattataaaataaataaaattttttaaGTTTAGGAAAATGAAactacaattattattattattattatttgtttatcttttctaattaataaaaaaatagtattgttttctttccttttatctACTTTTTCTGTAGCTGTATTTGACTTTGATTTGGAAACATTGGCTAGAGGGATGGGATAATTGAGAGGAAAGTGCCTTTTCTGgttttttgatttaatttttattttcttttaattatatatatatatatatttgttttttataaTGTTGAGATAATTACGATATGCCCCCGCCAGTGTTTGGGACTGAAAAAACTCGTCCAGCCTGAAAAAACTCGGATCGTTTAGGATAGTTTTAACTCGTCGTCAGAAGAAGTCCAAATTATCTCATTTGATTATTTATTGTAAACTTCTAAGAAACTTACCTGCCTTCTCATCTCATGCAACAAATGGATCATGTTGTTGATCCGTTGGCCAAGTAAGTAATTGTGTCTGTGTTTAGTAATGAGTTTGTTTATGAGATAGAATATTCCAATTTCTGTTATGCATTTCTTGTAAATGAAAAATAGAATCTATATTCTTATACTAATATGTGTAAAATTTTAATTCAATCCATCCTATATATTTACAATTTATTGGATTAATCATTGATCGGAATGGAATTAtgcttctttttttcttcttttgcaAATACTTTGTGTAGCATAATAAATAATTTGAATATTTATACTTAtacttatttttattaaattagttagatatttatatatgttatgtgATATCACATTTACACACATGATAAGTGACCGAGattattctaatttttttctatgtattattttattaatatttttgtaacttaaattattattatatggtaAGAAatgataaaatatttataatatctcATCTTCCAAATTACCAAGTTTACCCATGTTAACCCATGATTTGGCTAATGACACAAagtcaaaaatacgacaagaACTGAGATGATGATTAAGAAtagaatctaatggtaaagaatagacacagacgatttatagtggttcggccccaatagatggtaatgacctacgtccacttagtgctattattaatattgaatctcaatgtcgtgatcaaagaactagggttcttgagtttcacaagtcttAGGGAAAATACAACTGTTTGGAGGATAATCGCATTGTATGCCCTTTCTCTCAGTAttcagaaaaaaaattcaaaagtcaaaagtcccctccttgagctctctcatgcatatttataggctcaaggggggttacatgggccaatgggccttaactatccttaatatccgtgtatcaaggcaataaagtgGAAATAATCAAtatagttattataagattacaatctttaaaggaaataaactgaagcCTACAACCAATGtatgagaaatccttgccatgtcatcaacagccgtttttgggtaaacatttgcctcccaagtttattttactacgaccagcataaagtaaacttaggaaactgacgaAGGGCTCGGTGggaagttgtaacgacccaaaattcactaataaggcttaagggccttgattagtgtgccgggagggaataagtgggattagagtgaatattattgactgaaatgtgtgaatatgtgattaatgatgattatatgataattaatgatgttatgtgataatatgaaataaacatgtgatatatgtgagaaccacattattatgtgggcaggttcatagagcgcaacttgagacgatcctagggtcagatagcgagaaaagtcacaacgggacttaagatatgactttggacaagtcaggggtattttagttatcgagtagcgatttggactatcgggttatgaaaataaatatatggagatatatttgaggttaggatgtctaggcgggaatattgggggattttaccgttttggcctcgaggacggttccggcaccccgagccttgggattagcttaacgAGTAAGAAAAActtaggaagcctttagaaaattaGACCGACATTATCTTTTTCCCCTCAGCTAGTTATCCTCTCTCAtctctcactctcaagaaaaacaaaggaaaccaACTAGAAACTCTCAAGGGAATTGGGGAAATTGAAGCTAAAGAATTGCTGGAACTTAGAGGAAATCAGGGGCAACTTAGAGGTTTAGCACAACAAGCAATCAAGGAACAAATCAAGCTAAGGTAAGGATTAAATCCTATGTCATCTGAAGTTTAACCTTGAGTTCTCACCTGGGTATTGAGGTATTGTTCAATTGATGTTTAGAgtggaattgagctggggaaatccttggaatcagctgggttttggcttgaggaagggttcaatcaagaaggtaagctttgtttcatgaattgatgatttgagtttgagttttgactggttataacagggtgtttatgttcttagaGTATCATGGATTGGAAGTGAATTTGCTATGGTTTATTGAGCTGAGTTTCTGTTGAAATTGCGTAGCATGAGTTGAGgatatgttgggtgttgaagtaggaagcttaggggtggttttggctgaggttttaagctttaaaatggtgggttttctgggttcgaaaggaAGGGCCTCGACTCTGTTCTTGAGCGCTGCAGCCTTAGGATggaaaagggccaaggaggctcggccatgggagggcgccgcgacgcccaaagcaagggctgcAGCGTGTGTCTTTGCTCAGGATagtcttggttctgttttgaggctagggccgtagctaagcttcaagggtcgcagcccttggttgtacacatgaacttttgagggttttaggcacggggatgtggtctagtatgctcgggattgattccaccaccgtgcttggtggaatttggattcccaggagttagttttgtaaccagaaacctatattcgagtattaatggaaccctatactttggttgtgactaggtgataaaggcttaggctcgggatcggatcgtgcttgaggggcgttgctcataatcaataaccgtacagactaaaggtaagaaaactacacccggttgaatatttgaacgggactaagggctccctaatataaatgtatgaaagaatggtattatgccatgtaaattgtaaccaacggcctaagcgagccacggttaacttgtgcaattggcacggctcggacactggtatccgaggacagcttattatgcactgagcttggtttaagcgggccggagtcagtgggataaacagagggtgcggcctaaggtgtcggccctagtatttgtgtaaatTGAGTGTTGTACTTGGCTAATTATGAGATTGTTGAATATCCTAAGTGTGGTTGAAGTTGCTTATACCTTGAAATATGCCTATATGCTTTGGACTTGATAACTGAGCATGCTTACTAGAATGTCTGTTTGAGATTGCCATATATATGTTGTGTacgttgttttcttgctgggcctcggctcacgggtgttgcgtggtgtaggtaaaggcaaaggcaagatcgatcagccttgattggagagctctgcagggtgaatgtacatggcaggccgctcagccgccacggttgaggaggttatagggacaagaggaccagaacctcGTATTttaccttagtatggctaatgtataCTTTTAACTATTGagttttgtaaaccaacttttaaacactgattttttggggatcccttctgtaaactgtttatgatttataaagtatatcttttgagaccaaaatgtcttttaaccctagaacacttaaactaatgacacgtttttaaattaatgacttgattagcaagtcttgcactttacaagtacacagtgtagcggtcttggctatccagggcattacaacttggtatcagagcgtcctaggtttaagggttcctgaagacaggctggacatgtacattcactgctagagacaagctcaaatcagggttcggtatgtgtatatgtgtttatgtgcttatgtgcctcagtgagctatgaatgttgttatctactggattattaggaagcatgagatactgatagggcctggcccttgattgctgtgtgaaaatattgaggcatgtttattaacatcgccgtgcatgtaaatgaatatatggatgattaattgcATATAGTGCATGAATGAATACTTGTTTTACAGTCATTGTGTAGtgagattggaggcgtgcttattagcagccagtgcatgagaatggatgcttatatgaTGGTTGTTTGAGAGTAGTTGTGTTTTACTAGTGGATCTTGGAAaaacttttaccctgtcatcatggttgttgacggtgagaactcgtcaacgaagttaagttggaaaaattatcaaattgaaatcgctaattggaaagctatgaaaacttcaacaatgactcaagaacaatggaataacaacaatggagaattcagtatctcattcacactaatgtctctgctacagtaaaatttccaacccccctttcaggtggccttgggattccatttatagtgggctctaacggccttaggtacatagtggtccaggggaccaagtggtacaaacgtactgtactagggaagtggcttcagaggttgtggctgtacatcccgtacaggagcaggtgtcaggaggatgtctccactacttgtctgtaccccttcctgaggcgtggtagcaggcgtgttggcgcaggaggtagtggtgtcggctctgacctatggccatagacgtacggaccatgatcctcactggcactggcatccgtacctggtacctggtcgtacaaatatgtctcactCAACTCGTACCGGATCTCCTAAACATGGGGATCCCGAGATGTAGGGAACGGAACCCTTGGTACAGGATGCCTGGGGCATTCTAAGGTTACCCACGGGCGTGGGTGATAAATGCTTGGCCTCGCTCTACGTCTTAGCATATGAGGCGAGACGCCTCTGGGCCATGCGAGTCAAGTTACGGGGCGTCGGTACCCCGAGAAGATGGTGGGTTGATAGACCTTCAGGGATGCGCGCGCGGGGCCTTGCGCGGCCTCGCATATGGGGTGCTGTTGATGGCCTCACGCGGTTGGAGTGGCCTAAGGGCCCTGTGAGATAGGAGGATCTTGCCCATGCGACGGCCTCGCGAAACGGCCTCGcgggatgggcctcgcgagatgacctCGCGAGACGACGGGGCTTCGCGggacggcctcgcgagatggcctcgcgggagGGCCTGACTTCGCCCACGCAACGGCCTCGCGAAATGGCTTCGcgggatgggcctcgcgagatgacctTGCGAGACGACAGGGCTCCGCGGGACGGCCTCGCGGAACAGGAGGTGTGGTCTTCGTGAGGGCCTCGCGGGACGGCTTCGCGAGATGGCTTCACGGAACGTGGCCTGACTTCGCCGACGCAACGGCCCCGCGAAATGGCTTCGcgggatgggcctcgcgagatgacctcgcgagacgacggggctccgcgaaacggcctcgcgggatggcctcgcggaacaggaGGTGTGGTCCACGTGAGGGCCTCGCGGGACGTTGGTCTTGCACTTCCTCTTGATGGGATTATGAGCATTAACAATGGTCTAATTTCcaagtcgttatttgcagattgacttggatagttatgcgtccaagaaagtctacacgactagccggcactaggtctggggccgggaatgatgaccagggccagaaccctccgccagtccctgagaactggcagcagttaatggctgataTGCAGGCTCGACTACAGAGTCAGGacgagcagatccgtattctgcgacaacaggctccatcaggaagtgctgcccctattgtaccacctgcagtggtaccagttgtgcaacCTGAGGAGGTTGTTAACAGGTGGGAactgttatatgagcggttcaggaagcagcaacccccaatctttgagggtggaccggatccgttgaaagtcgagcagtggctaactatgattactacaattctggattttatgaggattgaggggcatgatagggtggcctgtgccacttatatgttgagggaggatgcccgcatctggtgggaagtggcatcgcagaccagggatgttaccactttgacttgggaaggtttcaaagatttgtttagccagaagtattataatgttgctgttagagcagcaaaggttaatgagttcgtgagtttggtacagggaaatatgaccgttactgagtatgccctgaaatttgataggcttgcgaagtttgcatcagatcttgtgcctactaatgctgctaggcaagatcgttttatcagagggcttaatgccatgatagcccgggatgtcaggatcacaacggtacctggaggaacaacttatgcccaggccgttgagaaggatcttaccgctgaggaagcggagaataagatatggagggatagtgcagcgagaagggagggccgcagggcggtgcctccatattctgggtctggtaggggtggaggccccagtgacttcaagaggaagactcctgacacttcgaccactcctggtcctgataggaggggtcggggtggtcagggtggccgtcagggtggcggtgaggcatggcggacctatccagagtgtttgaggtgtagaagacgccatttgggcgagtgtcgggccaaggtatgctttgtgtgtggggcagtggggcatctcaggaaagactgcccagcaatgaagaaaggtgaagcgggaaaggtggatagcttgactccagcttgagtattcaccttgactcaggtggaggccaaggctagtccctcggtagtgacaggtcaactttctagtgctggctttccttttacagcattgattgattctggtgctacacattcttttgtttctagtagagtgattgataaactgtgtagacctagtgagtatcggactgcagggtttgggactttgttgcctacaggggaactggtagtctctaggagatggattaaggcactgccagtgatggttgatattagggaactctcggtggatctgattgagctagatatggaggattttgatatgattctggggatggattggttggctaGGTATGGGGCTATGATTGATTGCAGGGaaaagatggttacttttgagcctgagggcgaggacccttttgtctttgtgggtgcagtGTCTGGACCTcgtgtacccatgatttcagcattgagagccagagacttgttgcaggggggatggataggttttctggctagtgtagtggataccgctagagttatgccggcagggccgggagataccaaattggtgtgtgagtttttagatgtattccctgaggatctaccagggttgccgccgcacagggagattcagtttgagattgagttggcaccggggacagaaccagtatcaaggacaccatacagaatggcaccagcagaactgaaagagttgaagatacagttgcaagaacttctggatttggggtttatcaggcctagctactctccatggggcgctccagtgttgttcgttaagaagaaggacgggactttgaggatgtgcatcgattacagagaattgaacaagttaactattaagaataagtaccctctaccaaggattgatgacttattcgatcagctgcaaggtaagacggtgttctcaaagattgatcttcgatctggttatcaccagctgaggatcaaagatgaggatataccgaagacggccttccggacacggtatgggcattatgagttcttggtcatgtcttttggtctgaccaatgccccagcagctttcatggatctgatgaacagggtgttcaaggacttcttggaccagttcgttattgtcttcatcgacgacattttggtatactccagttcagaagcagagcatgagcagcatctctgacaggttttgcagaggttgagggagcatcagttgtacgctaagtttaaaaagtgtgagttctggctaccagaggtgacctttcttggacatatagttgggacagaagggattaaggtggatccgtccaagatAGAAGCAGTtggggattggccgaggccgaggagtGCCTCAGAAGTGCGAAGTTTCATTGGGTTGGctggttattacaggcggttcgtagaggggttctccaagatttcttcaccaatgacagagttgacaagaaagaatcagaagttcgtctggtcggagaagtgtgagaacaaatttcaggagttgaagcaacgactcatttctgcacctgtgttaagtcttccttcggaggaaggaaagtttgtggtttactgtgatgcgtcgaggatgggtttaggctatgtgctgatgcagaatgagaaagttatagcctgtGCATCTcgatagttgaaggagtatgaacagaggtatccgACTCACGATTTGGAAttagcggcagtggtattcgcactaaaggtgtggcgacattacctgtatggagagaagtgcgagatatacactgatcataagagtctgaagtatttctttactcagaaggatctgaatatgaggcagagacattggttggagttggttaaggattatgactgtgatatcctttaccaccctggaaaagccaacgtggtggcagatgcattgaacCTGAGGGACCCAGGACAGTTGTAtggttccacccagatctcgagagaattggctgatgagatggtcagggcaaggatagaactggtagtgggctagttagccaataccactttgcagtcgaccatgttagagcgggtcaaggaaAGTCAGTTGGCAGATGTATtgttgcaggaagttaggcagcatgctttagcagggacagctaaggattatgcagtttctgagacaggtttgctccgaTATCAAGGACGGATATGTGTTTCGGCAAATGAGGGAATTAGAcgggagatattggatgagtctcacactacaccatactcacttcatccgggtaccacgaagatgtatcaggatctacggacattattttggtggcccgggatgaagatggatgtggttgagtatgtgtctagatgtttgacatgttagcaggttaaggttgagcatcagcgaccagcgggattgcttcagcctttgggtatcccagagtggaaatgggaagatattacgatggatttcgtgggaggaatacctaggacagttggacttcatgactcggtgtgggtgatattggacagatacaccaagttagctcattttctaccagtgaggtcgacttaTAAAGTGGAGAAGTATGCAgagctatatgtgagggagatagttcgtctccatggggttccaaagtctattgtatctgatcgagaccctatctttacctctaagttctggggagctctgcagagagccatggggactcagctgaagtttagcacagctcttcatcctcagactgatggacaatctgagaggacgattcaggtattggaggacatgcttagggcatgtgtgattgatttcgagggttcgtggagtaagtatctcccattgatcgagttttcatataacaacagttatcagtccatgattggag
It includes:
- the LOC133823268 gene encoding probable mediator of RNA polymerase II transcription subunit 26b is translated as MAKKSGSLDYWRNYFRTANSDIFDIIDHAIMVAASDCPKEFRLRRDRIAERLFSCRITRCFGCDHVELAVPGGDDDDDSDDGVFKSDFDRDGGEFEAGASKESKVNSSRDDRGEMNRNQVSNFSYGDAEALTDEIEEESQIVEEVFRIKEILQNCEEESESVLFDSLRKLQLMGLTVDTLKATEIGKAVNGLRKHASKDICLLARTLIDVWKGMVDEWVSAAAAITSQNCTEGTPDSVNPSDVDDEEEGLPSPPLDVGAFFSAQTSSMELSGFFDGMDDDGNPRNSGEFVKNRENGRKQSVENQNFQKQKQKSPELNVLHGENKIQQMKKQEMVTKATRPSNTESGPGRPPKINNEHKASNDLKFQKRTDKPTLQKGPVIAPQNKFKSSEEDVKLEATKRKLQERYQQAENAKRQRTIQVMELHDLPKQGVVHRNPLVKPGNHNRHWGHGRR